The genome window AAAGTTGTCGCGATGACACCAGAGCTTATACCTACAAGCAACGATTGCATCACTTGGCTGAGCGAAGGAAGCCCGACTGTTGCCATTGCATAAATGGCCATAATAATCCATGCGGGCATCGAGGCGATGGTCATTCCAAGAACTCGTTGATATGTATCGATGCGCCCTCCACAGATGTCCATCATTTTGCGGTTACCAAGAGGGTAGGCAAATGCAGCAATGACAACAGGTAAAATGCCAAGCATTAAATTTTTAAATGGAACTGATTGTGCCTGTGGTATTTGAATAAGTAAAATGCCGACTAAAATGACACATGAAATTAGTAATGAAATAAGCGGTACTTTTTGACGTACTGTTTTCCCAGCCACTACTGAAACAAATAGGGGAGCTAGTAATACGCCAGCGACAATAGTAAATTGCCACGTTCCAGAAACGAGCCAGCCAGGACCGAATGCTGCTGCAAATGTCAGTGGTGCATAGAACAATACGAACCCAACAAAGCTCCAAAGCAACCAAGCTACAGGCTGTGCTTTTATTTCACCTGATAGTTGGGAAAAGCCTTTTCGATAGAAGACGATAACAAGTAAAAATGGTAGCATGAAGAAATAGCGTAGGGATGCACTCCATAGCCAGCTACCTCCTTGCATCTCCATTGCATGATTCAAAATAAATGTAACGGCAAAAAAAAGTGAAGCTAAAATGCCCAATGCAATTTCTTTCATGGAAGTCACCTCAATTCGGGTTTATACCCCAAATCCCTTTATGTAATTTGAAAATTCAGTTATTATATTTGAAAAAATTACGAAGAAGGAGTGAAGCCTTCTTCGTAACTAAAAACTATTTTGCTTGTTGTTCAAATAGCTGCACAATTTCAATAATCACTTGTGTCGCTTTTTCCATTGTTTCTGCAGATACATATTCGAATTTACCGTGCATGTTTTCACCACCTGCAAAAATATTTGGTGTTGGTAAGCCCATGTAAGAAAGCTGTGAACCATCAGTACCGCCACGGATCGGTAGTGTATTTGGAGTAATATCTAATTTTTCCATTGCTGCTCGAGCAATGTCAACGATTCCTTTTACAGGCTCAATTTTTTCGCCCATATTATAGTATTGATCTTCAATTGTAATGCTTAAAGCATCCTCGCCGTATAGGGCTTTAATTTTTGCTGCAGCATCAAGCATTAATTGCTTTTTCGCCTCGAACTTTTGACGGTCATGGTCACGTACGATATAAGAAAGCTCAGTATGCTCGATAGCACCTTTGAAGCCCATTAAGTGGATAAAGCCCTCATAGCCTTCCGTTTTTTCTGGTACAGCATCAGTAGGCATTTCATTTTGGAAGGCGATTGCCATTGTGATGGCATTGACCATTTTATTTTTCGCAGAACCAGGGTGCACACTCGTACCTTTTGTCACAACCTTTACGCCTGCTGCATTAAAGCTTTCGTATTGTAGCTCGCCAAGTGGTCCGCCATCCATTGTATAAGCATAGTCGGCACCAAATGCAGCCACATCAAATTTATGAGGACCACGGCCAATTTCTTCATCAGGTGTAAACGCTACACGCAATTTACCATGTTTAATAGAAGGAGTGTTTACTAGGTATTCCATAGCCGTCATAATTTCTGCGATACCAGCTTTATCGTCAGCGCCTAATAATGTAGTACCATCTGTTGTAATTAACGTTTGACCTACATAATTTTTAAGTTCAGGAAAATCAGTTGGCGACATCACTAGACTTTCGTTGAGCTGAATAGCTCCACCATTATAGTTGTCAATACGCTGTGGATTAACGTTGGTGCCAGTATAATCTGTAGCAGTATCCACATGTGCTAAAAAACCAATCGTTGGAACTTCTTTATCAGTGTTTGCGTCGAGTGTCGCAAATAAATAACCATTTTCATCTAATGTAATGTCAGTTAAGCCTATTGCAGCAAGTTCATCTTTTAGTACATGCAATAAGTCAAATTGTTTTTGTGTTGAAGGAGTTGTTTCGCTTGTGAAATCAGATTGTGTATCAATTTTTGCATAACGAATTAAACGCTCGATTACTTGTTCTTTCATAAGTATGGCCTCCTAATGTGTATGTTTAAATTATTGTAACACTTTACTTCGGATTTCGGAATATTGAAAGATACTTAACGCAATAAGTATTTGGGCACTATAATATGTCAACATAATGACCTCGTGTGAAAATGATAAAGACATAACAAATTTATTAATAGCTAAATAGGAATCTGATACGATAAATAGCAGAGCTCCAATCGTTGCCAAGGTGGAACCTGTTCGAATCGCAGTCCAACCCATCGTTAATATGACCGAAATATAAGCAATTACCGCGAAGCCAAGTACGACCTCTCCTGAAGAAAACACTGTACCTGCAATCCACACAGCCATACTTGCCCCGTAAACGAGTAATGCAATCTTCGCCCAAGTCGGTACTTGACGTTCATTAGTGGAAGAGAAGGCAAGGATATAAAAAATATGTCCGATTAAGAAGCTTGTTAGCCCAAAGAGAAACCACTGTAGCGTATAGTCACCGATCATACAAAACACAAGTCCGATGACAATCAGTAGCTGATACTTTTTAATGCCCAAATTTTTAGGTGTAGCGGCTAAAATAATGATTAATAGCATTGGAATGACTTTAAAGATAAGTATCAGGCTTTCTGTAATATGGGAAAAGAAAAAAATATAATAAAGACCAAACAAAATAATAAACGTTAATAAAATTTTTTTAGACAAATTTCTCATCTCCTTTTCTTTGAAATTCTTTATCTATGTTAAAATTTCCTTTATTCAGATTTTCTTTTTTGACGAAAATACACAAAGGGGTTACTCTACTCATCATCTTATGTATGAAACTTTTTTAGTATGTAGCCGTAAATAAGTAGACAGTAAGCTAAGAGAGGGTGAATGAAATGACCAAGCTATTAATAGCTTCGGCAGTCATTGGACTAATTGCGAGTGTTTTATTAACACCGCTTATAACGAAAAAGCGAGAAGATGGAAAATCCAAAAAGGTAATTGGATACTTTTTCATAGGTATATTTGTACTAGGATTTTTAGCTACTGGTATAACGGTATATGTGACAAAAATGGATGTAAACTGGCTTGCTTTTTGGCCTGCTATTATTCTATTAACATTAGGCGGCGCGCTTCTTGCAAGTGGTATTGAAAGAAAAATAAAAGGTGTTTTATTTTTAGCTAGTTTAGGTGTTGCGGTATACGTATTATCAGCGCCTTTATGGAATGCGAACGAAAAATTCAAATCAGCTGAAATGAAGGAAGAGGTTGAAATAAAACCATTCGATGAAACACAAACACCAGCTAGTGTTCCTCCAAAATTTGCGCGCAATAAGATGAAAAAGGCGTTCGGGCAAGTACCAAATACAAGTTATTATGAGCTAGGCCGTTTACAAATTCAAAAAGTGAATGGTGAGTATGTATATATAGCACCAGTTGAGTTTTCCAGTTTCTTTAAATGGATGAATGGTAGTACGACTCCTGGTTATTTTATTATGAGTGCAACGGATTCAGCAGATAATCCTAAATTTGTTGAGCAAGAAATGAAGTATGTTCCTTCTGCTTACTTAAATGCAAATTTAGAGCGTCATATACGTTTACAACATCCACTCCTTATTTTTTATGGAGATGTACAGCTTGAAATAGATGATGAAGGCAAGCCATATTACATCCGTTCATATGGTGAATTTATTTCAGGACGTAACGGCTTCGATGTAAAAGGGATAGTGCTTGTAGATGCGCTGACAGGAAAATCAGAAGTTATCAAGCTAGAGGATATCCCAGAGTTTATTGATGGGGCTGTTTCTCCTGAGACAGTAAGCTTACAGAATAGCTATTTCGGTAATTATGTTCACGGATTTTGGAACAGTAAGTTTGGTAAAAAAGATGTAAAACTTCCTTCTGATGAGGGAACAGAGTCAAATGTCAGCCCGATTTTTGACGAGAAAGGTGATATGTATTATTTCACAGACTTTACGAGTCCTAAAGAGGGTGTGGATTCAATGCTTGGCTATTCTTTAACAAATGCTCGAACAGGTAAATCAACCTATTATACAGGGAATTTAGATTCTTCTTATATGGATTCACAAGGTAATTTGCAAATTATTGAGAAGAAATTTATAGAGAAAAAATGGACCGGAGAAATGCCAGTATTGTATAACTTTTACGGTGAAGCTAGTTGGCTAACAGCGGTACTTGATTCAAATGGTTTCTTGCAAAATTATTTCATCGTATCTGCGGCAAATCCTGAAATTTCCGTTTATGCGACAACTCCTAAAGAGGCATTAAAATTATATAAAACAGCCTTAAGTCGAGGCGGAACTACGGTTGAAGGCAGCTCACATGCAGAAGAAAAAAATGCTAGTGGAAAGGTGCTTCGCGTATACAAAGAACGTCTCGGTGACTTTACAGTTGTATCATTCTTATTAAATAACGGGGAAAACTATTTAGTAAGTGCAGAAACAGAACCACTTGCAATTTATTTACAAGAAGGCGATGATGTCATTCTTACTTATGGTGATACAGGTGAGCAGTTCTTGCCAGTTCGATCACTGATTATTAAAGGATTACAATAGAAGAAAAATAAAAAGACGATCTAGTAGTACTACGCTACGAAGATCGTCTTTTTTATGTTGGTTGAGACTCCATATAGTAAAGCATCTTTTCTTGGTGATTAGTATAAAGTGTCTTTGCATGATCATTTAACGCAAATATTTCATGCCTGTACCCTTGAAGTAATTTATGTTCATATTCAAAAGTATAAGAATCTTTGTTTTCTAATATATGCGCTAATAAAAGTGCATGTAACACAACGACCTCTAGATTTTGTGTATTTGTAATGAATTTTAAGTTGAGGATGGTAGTGTGGGAAACGAATTGATTAACATAATCAATAGCATCCTTATAAACAGCTAAGTCGATATGTGGTTCAAGTCTTTTTCTTAATAATGTACAATCATTGTTTAAGTCTTGAATTTTTAAAAATAAACCTCTTACACTTCGCTTATGTTGTTGTTCTAAGGTACGAGCAAGATGTTTATTAACATAGGACATTTTTATATAACTCCTTTCCGTATCGTGGTCATCTATTAGTATTAATGGAATTATATGAAAAGGAAAGAGTCTTTTTGTTTAATTTATACTTAAATTTAACAAAACGATAGGGCATTTCCCTCATTCAGTATAGTTTAGTTTGGACGCTGCCATTATACCGAATTTGGGGAGGTGCCTGTTCTTTATTGTTTTAGAACCCTTGATATTTAGGGGATTAATTTATGAAATTAACTCGGTTAATATATAGGAAGCTTTTCAATGAAATAAAAAGGTGTAAAATTTTATTAGAAAAAGTATTGACCTTTTTAAATTAAGAGTGTAGTATTATAAAAGTCGCTAAGACATCTACTGAAAACAATCAAATTAAATAAAATTAGTTGTTGACATAAAATGTGCGACATGATATTATATAAGAGTTGCTGCTGAGAAAACAGCGACGAAATGAACCTTGAAAACTGAACAAGCAAAACGTAATCAATAAAGTTTTTAGTAGCTAACCTTGAGTTAGTGAACGAAACAAAATTTTGGACATCAAACATGATGCCAGCAAAACAATTTGAGCTAATCAAATTTCTTTTTATGGAGAGTTTGATCCTGGCTCAGGACGAACGCTGGCGGCGTGCCTAATACATGCAAGTCGAGCGAACAGAGAAGGAGCTTGCTCCTTTGACGTTAGCGGCGGACGGGTGAGTAACACGTGGGCAACCTACCTTATAGTTTGGGATAACTCCGGGAAACCGGGGCTAATACCGAATAATCTATTTCGCCTCATGGTGAAGTACTGAAAGACGGCATCTCGCTGTCGCTATAAGATGGGCCCACGGCGCATTAGCTAGTTGGTGAGGTAACGGCTCACCAAGGCAACGATGCGTAGCCGACCTGAGAGGGTGATCGGCCACACTGGGACTGAGACACGGCCCAGACTCCTACGGGAGGCAGCAGTAGGGAATCTTCCACAATGGGCGAAAGCCTGATGGAGCAACGCCGCGTGAGTGAAGAAGGTTTTCGGATCGTAAAACTCTGTTGTAAGGGAAGAACAAGTACAGTAGTAACTGGCTGTACCTTGACGGTACCTTATTAGAAAGCCACGGCTAACTACGTGCCAGCAGCCGCGGTAATACGTAGGTGGCAAGCGTTGTCCGGAATTATTGGGCGTAAAGCGCGCGCAGGCGGTCCTTAAGTCTGATGTGAAAGCCCACGGCTCAACCGTGGAGGGTCATTGGAAACTGGAGGACTTGAGTGCAGAAGAGGAAAGTGGAATTCCAAGTGTAGCGGTGAAATGCGTAGAGATTTGGAGGAACACCAGTGGCGAAGGCGACTTTCTGGTCTGTAACTGACGCTGAGGCGCGAAAGCGTGGGGAGCAAACAGGATTAGATACCCTGGTAGTCCACGCCGTAAACGATGAGTGCTAAGTGTTAGGGGGTTTCCGCCCCTTAGTGCTGCAGCTAACGCATTAAGCACTCCGCCTGGGGAGTACGGTCGCAAGACTGAAACTCAAAGGAATTGACGGGGGCCCGCACAAGCGGTGGAGCATGTGGTTTAATTCGAAGCAACGCGAAGAACCTTACCAGGTCTTGACATCCCGTTGACCACTGTAGAGATATAGTTTTCCCTTCGGGGACAACGGTGACAGGTGGTGCATGGTTGTCGTCAGCTCGTGTCGTGAGATGTTGGGTTAAGTCCCGCAACGAGCGCAACCCTTGATCTTAGTTGCCATCATTTTAGTTGGGCACTCTAAGGTGACTGCCGGTGACAAACCGGAGGAAGGTGGGGATGACGTCAAATCATCATGCCCCTTATGACCTGGGCTACACACGTGCTACAATGGACGATACAAACGGTTGCCAACTCGCGAGAGGGAGC of Lysinibacillus agricola contains these proteins:
- a CDS encoding DMT family transporter is translated as MKEIALGILASLFFAVTFILNHAMEMQGGSWLWSASLRYFFMLPFLLVIVFYRKGFSQLSGEIKAQPVAWLLWSFVGFVLFYAPLTFAAAFGPGWLVSGTWQFTIVAGVLLAPLFVSVVAGKTVRQKVPLISLLISCVILVGILLIQIPQAQSVPFKNLMLGILPVVIAAFAYPLGNRKMMDICGGRIDTYQRVLGMTIASMPAWIIMAIYAMATVGLPSLSQVMQSLLVGISSGVIATTLFFIATDRVRNHQGKLAAVEATQSTEILFVIIGEVLLLGIAFPNPIALAGLGVIIFGMLLHSYYTMILGKKSAVQQTTSS
- the pepT gene encoding peptidase T, encoding MKEQVIERLIRYAKIDTQSDFTSETTPSTQKQFDLLHVLKDELAAIGLTDITLDENGYLFATLDANTDKEVPTIGFLAHVDTATDYTGTNVNPQRIDNYNGGAIQLNESLVMSPTDFPELKNYVGQTLITTDGTTLLGADDKAGIAEIMTAMEYLVNTPSIKHGKLRVAFTPDEEIGRGPHKFDVAAFGADYAYTMDGGPLGELQYESFNAAGVKVVTKGTSVHPGSAKNKMVNAITMAIAFQNEMPTDAVPEKTEGYEGFIHLMGFKGAIEHTELSYIVRDHDRQKFEAKKQLMLDAAAKIKALYGEDALSITIEDQYYNMGEKIEPVKGIVDIARAAMEKLDITPNTLPIRGGTDGSQLSYMGLPTPNIFAGGENMHGKFEYVSAETMEKATQVIIEIVQLFEQQAK
- a CDS encoding lysoplasmalogenase, which codes for MSKKILLTFIILFGLYYIFFFSHITESLILIFKVIPMLLIIILAATPKNLGIKKYQLLIVIGLVFCMIGDYTLQWFLFGLTSFLIGHIFYILAFSSTNERQVPTWAKIALLVYGASMAVWIAGTVFSSGEVVLGFAVIAYISVILTMGWTAIRTGSTLATIGALLFIVSDSYLAINKFVMSLSFSHEVIMLTYYSAQILIALSIFQYSEIRSKVLQ